GAGGAACGTCCCGGGGGCGAAGACGGTGGTCTCCTCGGCCGGGCTCCTCGGCGTCTCGTCGTCGCTCATGTGGCCTCCTCTGCGGGCTCCGCCCGCTCTTCGGCGGGGCCCATCTTGCCCCACGGCGCCGGACCCGGACGACGCCGCCGGGGCTTCGGCGCCGGGTCGCCCCCCCGGCCGGCGTCCCCCGCTCAGGCCCCGTCGAGGACCCCGACCGAGCGGAGGCGCCGCTCCAGGTGGTGCTCCACGGCCCGCACGGCCAGGCGGTCGACCTCGGCGGTGGCCGGGGTGACCGGGGCGTCGAGGGCGGCCCCCAGCCGGCCCCCGAGCACGTCGCGCAGCAGGGCCAGGGCGGGGGGCGAGAGGGGCTGGCCCCGCCGGTCGTCCCGGCACACGGCGCCCCCCTCGGACAGGTCGAAGGCCACCAGCCGGTCGGGGGCGCCGCACACCACGCAGTGGTCGAGGACGGGCGCCACGCCCTCCAGGGCCAGCAGCTTCCACAGGAACCCGGCCACCACCAGGGGCGACGGGCGGGCCGCCAGCGTGCGCAGAGCGCCGACCAGCAGCCGGTAGAGGGCGGCGTTGGGCTCCCGCTCGAGGGCCACCTGGTCGGTGGCCTCCAGCATGGTCATGGCCCGGCCCAGGCCCTGCAGGTCGTCGCGCAGGGCCCGGAAGTGGTCGACGGTGTCGGCCTGGGTGACGGTGTCCAGCTCGCTCCGCCCGTGGTAGAGCTGCACGACGGCGTGGGTCGGGGGCTCCAGGCGGGCCCCGAAGCGGCTCTTGGTCCGCCGGGCCCCCTTGGCCACGGCCCGCACCTCGCCGTGGTGCTCGGTCATGAGCACCACGATGCGG
This DNA window, taken from Acidimicrobiales bacterium, encodes the following:
- the recO gene encoding DNA repair protein RecO, producing MSRDGTDAQGLYRDHGVVLRTYKLGEADRIVVLMTEHHGEVRAVAKGARRTKSRFGARLEPPTHAVVQLYHGRSELDTVTQADTVDHFRALRDDLQGLGRAMTMLEATDQVALEREPNAALYRLLVGALRTLAARPSPLVVAGFLWKLLALEGVAPVLDHCVVCGAPDRLVAFDLSEGGAVCRDDRRGQPLSPPALALLRDVLGGRLGAALDAPVTPATAEVDRLAVRAVEHHLERRLRSVGVLDGA